A stretch of DNA from Staphylococcus sp. KG4-3:
TTCTTCAATTTCCATTTCTCGTGCGATATGCAAATCAACTTGTAAACTATCTTTTAAACAGTTACTTTGCAAATCTTCTTTAAAAACTTCGTAGTCTAGCCCTGCGTTACTGATACAATTATTAACCATCGATTCTGTAATAATATCTCGCTTGGGTATAATTTCATTTTGTACAAGATGTATAAAACGCTCTGCACGTATACGTCCCTGAAGTTCAGCGGCTTTATATGCGAGTGCGATATTATCTAAATCAGATGTACTTTGCGCTTGGCATTTTGTCAAAACGCGTAATGAAGGGTTCAATATATGTCTAATACTTATATATTGTTTATACTCAATGCGTAATTTAGAAAGGATTGCAGATAATTTAAAACATTCCTTACTGAATGGATCAAAAAAGGAATAAATTTCTATCTTACTAACAGGTGAAAGATTTACATCTTCACGACTATTGGGTTGTATTAATCTTAATTCTTCAGTCATGTCTATTCCACCTACAATTAATTTTCGGAATTAACCATGTGATTCGCTGTTAAACGTAATCTCTCGTATAAATAATCACCGACACCTTCGGGAAAATCAGCATGCTGTATAGCTTTATACATATTTTCTAACCAAGCATCACGTTCATGATTTGTTATAATAAAATCTAAATGACGTCTTTTCAACATTGGATGACCATGTTCTTGTGTGTAAAGATTTGGTCCACCTAAGAATTGTGTTAAAAATTGTTTTTGTTTTCTGCTTGTTTCTGCAAAATCTCCAGGAAACAAGTGATTAATTCTACTATCTTGTTCTACTAAATAATAAAAGTAATCAATCATCTCATACAAGGCTTTTTGGCCAATGATTTCATATGGTGTTTGCGTCATAATATCACCGTATCCTGTTAATATAATACTAATATAACATGAATTTTTACATTTGGAAGTAATTCGACTTCTTACAATTGCATGTGATTAATTATGATATAAATTTGATTTACGATTAAAAAATCTTTGTACTTTATTAGCGGGAATTTCATGTTTCATATCAAATTTTTCAAGGATTGATTTAAATTGAATTAAACCTTCATCATAATCTTCTACTTCGTATTCTAATTCAAAATCTTCAAAATCTAGGTAAGTACTTTTATCAAGTACAAGTAAGTTTCCATTTATTTCTTTCTCTAAGCGTTCAGTTTTAAGTGAACCAAGAATAATTAATTCAGTTAAATCGATATCCATCTTTGTAAGTTGATCTGCAATTTCAGAAGGCAACGATTGTTCTGGAATAGGCTTGTTTAATTCAGGAACGACATGTGTTTCAAAATTGTATTCAGTAAGACCTACTTCAGCTGGTATTTTTAATGTCATCTCTAAGTACTCATCTTTCACACGAATTCTCAAAGCTGATTTATGGTCTTTTAAATCAAAGTCTGGCGTATCAATATAGAAATTTGTTTGTTTATACGGTTCAATTTCGTTGAAATAGGTTTTATGAATAACATTGTATTGACTTTCTGTTAACAATTGTTTGAATTCAATCTCGTTATTTGTTGCCACTATAATCTCTCCTTCTGGTGCGTATATTCATTTATTTTAAAACACTTTTTATTTAATTTAAATTGAACTGCATTTATGATTACATAAATAGTTGAAATTGATGGATTGATGTTGGTATAACATTATCTTGTAACGTGTTATGTAGTATGAAATTATGTTAAAATAATGAAGAATAAGGAGGAACAAGCATGCGTATTTATGTGAATGAAATTAAAATTACAGAAGATAGCATTAATTGCTATACAGAACAATCCACAGAAGGTTTACAAGAAGCAGGACAAATGCTTGTTGATAGTGATAATTACAGCTTTGCATACATTTTAGACGACGGACAAAACTATTCGTACTTGATATTTGTACAAGAAACGTGGTCAATGTTACATGAAAACAAAGGCAAAAAAATTATCGTTAATGACGATTTAGAATTAAAACAATTCGAAAATGAGTTTAATTACATATTGGATAACATTCAAGGTAATTCAAATTATGGTAAGGAGTTTGTTTCCGTTGTAGAGGATATTTTCGAATTAGATTGAAGCGGAGTGAGGCACAATGAATCAATGGGATCAATTTTTATCTCCATATAAACAA
This window harbors:
- a CDS encoding CYTH domain-containing protein gives rise to the protein MATNNEIEFKQLLTESQYNVIHKTYFNEIEPYKQTNFYIDTPDFDLKDHKSALRIRVKDEYLEMTLKIPAEVGLTEYNFETHVVPELNKPIPEQSLPSEIADQLTKMDIDLTELIILGSLKTERLEKEINGNLLVLDKSTYLDFEDFELEYEVEDYDEGLIQFKSILEKFDMKHEIPANKVQRFFNRKSNLYHN
- the yjbH gene encoding protease adaptor protein YjbH — its product is MTEELRLIQPNSREDVNLSPVSKIEIYSFFDPFSKECFKLSAILSKLRIEYKQYISIRHILNPSLRVLTKCQAQSTSDLDNIALAYKAAELQGRIRAERFIHLVQNEIIPKRDIITESMVNNCISNAGLDYEVFKEDLQSNCLKDSLQVDLHIAREMEIEEAPSLVFFSEDVHEEGLKVEGLYPYHIYTYIINELIGSTIEKELPPSLEEYIQQQQLVTKEELLTIYEWPEKLMNKELKKLAIQQKIEKLKSPDGKFWKAKN
- a CDS encoding truncated hemoglobin YjbI; its protein translation is MTQTPYEIIGQKALYEMIDYFYYLVEQDSRINHLFPGDFAETSRKQKQFLTQFLGGPNLYTQEHGHPMLKRRHLDFIITNHERDAWLENMYKAIQHADFPEGVGDYLYERLRLTANHMVNSEN